One window from the genome of Clupea harengus unplaced genomic scaffold, Ch_v2.0.2, whole genome shotgun sequence encodes:
- the LOC122132047 gene encoding E3 ubiquitin-protein ligase TRIM9-like, whose amino-acid sequence MGTAAFSKGTHYWELNIDRYDNHPDPAFGVARINTTKDMMLGKDDKAWAMYVDNNRSWFMHNNSHTNRAEGGISKGSTVGILLDLNKHSLTFFVNKEQHGPMAFENLEGVFMPAVSLNRNVQVTLITGLEVPKNIKQ is encoded by the exons ATGGGAACGGCCGCCTTCTCCAAGGGCACGCACTACTGGGAGCTGAACATCGACCGCTATGACAACCACCCGGATCCGGCGTTTGGTGTGGCAAGGATCAACACCACGAAGGACATGATGCTGGGCAAGGATGACAAGGCCTGGGCCATGTATGTGGACAACAACCGCTCCTGGTTCATGCACAACaactcacacaccaacag AGCTGAGGGGGGCATCAGTAAGGGCTCCACAGTAGGCATTCTCCTGGACCTGAACAAGCACTCCCTCACCTTCTTCGTCAACAAGGAGCAGCATGGGCCAATGGCCTTTGAGAACCTGGAGGGTGTCTTCATGCCCGCGGTCAGCCTCAACCGGAATGTCCAG GTGACCCTTATAACTGGCTTGGAGGTGCCAAAGAATATTAAACAGTGA